TATCGCGATGTCGCCGACAACTTCAAATGCGCGCGGAAGCAGATTAAGCTCTGTTTCGCTTAATTTTGCAGATAGTGAGGTTTTCAGGTCCATAGAAATACTTTGCCGGAAAACTATAAAACGATTAAATCGCGCAAGTTTAGGAAAAAACTGTCAAGAATATATATTCGTAAAAAACAATAATTCGTATGACTTGCATGAATCATAAAAAAGACAGCCGCATGCTGCATAAAATAGAGCATGCAATAGACGCGGCGATTCCATATCTTCTTGTGGCTCTTATTGTAATAACATCAATTGATATGTTTTATGCAGAAATGGCGGAACAGTATGCTTTTCAGATAGGGCTTATTGACGAAATCATAATTTCGCTGTTTGTAATCGATCTCTTATTTAAGTATCGGCGCGCGCAGAATTTTCCGAAATTTTTGAAAAAGAATTGGATTGATATTATTGCAGTGATGCCGTTTTACATGATGTTCCGGCTGGTGGATGAATTTATCCTGGCATCGGAGGTTGTGAGAGAAAGCCAGCAGACGCTGCATATTGCAGAGGGCATAGAGAAGGAAGCTGCAACTGCTGCAAAGGATATTAAGGGCGCAAAGATGATTACGCGTTCAGAGCGGATGCTAAGAGAATTAAGAGTGCTATCAAGAGTTCCTCGTTTTGCAAAAGCCGCGCGATTTTTTGAGAAACCAAAACACTTATCTAATTCTTTGAACTAAATTTAAGTTTAAACTCATCTTATTTCGTTCGAAGCTTTTAAAGCCCTAAGCTTTAAAAAGCTTCCACTCAATAATCATAGAGTGTTTAATGCACAACCGTGAATATTTATGAGTGTAAAAGACGTTGATTCAAGAGAACTGATAATTTCAACAGCCCAAGAGCTCAAAAAAACAGAGGGCATAACGCCTCCTGTATGGGTTCCTTTTGTTAAGACAGGCTCCCACAATGAGCGCGTGCCGGACAACCCAGATTGGTGGTATGTCAGGGCAGCTGCTTTGCTTAGGCGCGTTGCGATTCAGAATGCGGGCGTGTCAAGGCTTAGGAAAGCTTACGGCGGTCGAAAAAACCGCGGATACAAGCCGGAAAAGAAAGTGCAGGCATCAGGAAACATAATCCGGAAAATCCTTCAGCAGCTTGAAGCGGCAAAATTTGTCAAAAAGAGTAAGAAAGGCCGCCAGATAACTGCAACAGGTCAGAAGTTTCTTGACAAGGTGGCAAAGAACCTTCCGAAACAAGAAGAGAAAGCTGCACAATAGATTTATCTTTCCTTATTTCATTTTTACTGCAAGATTGATGTATATAATATATTGCAATAAAAAGCTTGAAAATCGGACATTAGTTTAGATTTTCATGATATTTATGCCGGACGAACTTGAAGAATTAAGGAAGCGGCGCATGCAGGAATATACCGCAATGCAAAACCAGCAGATGGGTGCTCAAATGGCGATGCAGCAGCAAGCGGCTGAATTACAATCGCAGCTGAAAATGATAATGCCGCAAATATTGTCTCCTGAAGCGCGCCAGCGCATATCCAATATTCGCGCAGCAAAGCCGGATTTTGCGATGCAAATCGAGCTTTATCTCGTCCAGCTTTTTCAGGCGGGGCAGATAAGAAAGCCGCTGATTGATGATGAATTGCGCGCGATTTTAGACAAGCTGGTGCAGAAGAAGGAGACGAAGATTATTCGACGATAGGTGAGTTGATGCTCATAAGAGTTGCATATTCGGATAAGCGTTTTCACGAGTTAAAAAGCTTAGAAGATATTGATGACTTCGCAAGTAAAGAATTATTAAATCGATTGAAAACCCCTAAAGGATATCGAGCAGTTT
This is a stretch of genomic DNA from Nanoarchaeota archaeon. It encodes these proteins:
- a CDS encoding DNA-binding protein; amino-acid sequence: MPDELEELRKRRMQEYTAMQNQQMGAQMAMQQQAAELQSQLKMIMPQILSPEARQRISNIRAAKPDFAMQIELYLVQLFQAGQIRKPLIDDELRAILDKLVQKKETKIIRR
- a CDS encoding 30S ribosomal protein S19e, which produces MSVKDVDSRELIISTAQELKKTEGITPPVWVPFVKTGSHNERVPDNPDWWYVRAAALLRRVAIQNAGVSRLRKAYGGRKNRGYKPEKKVQASGNIIRKILQQLEAAKFVKKSKKGRQITATGQKFLDKVAKNLPKQEEKAAQ
- a CDS encoding ion transporter, coding for MTCMNHKKDSRMLHKIEHAIDAAIPYLLVALIVITSIDMFYAEMAEQYAFQIGLIDEIIISLFVIDLLFKYRRAQNFPKFLKKNWIDIIAVMPFYMMFRLVDEFILASEVVRESQQTLHIAEGIEKEAATAAKDIKGAKMITRSERMLRELRVLSRVPRFAKAARFFEKPKHLSNSLN